DNA sequence from the Paenibacillus azoreducens genome:
CAAACCTAAAGCGTCGGAAGAATAAGCTTCAGGCAAGCAGAAACAACAAAGACGCGCCCTATCCTCTATGCGAGGAAGGGACGCGTCTTTGTTACGTTCTGGCTGTTGCATTCGGACTTTTGCAAATCCCCAAATTAAGTGAGTTTGCGCATGATCCATTCAACCGGCCCGCGCGTCCATTTTTTTCTCCACCAATAAGAGAAGATCACCGCAAGCAGAAAATAACCGCAGCCATAAGCAATGGCGAAAGCCAAACTCCCGTTATCCAGTACCTTCACCGTCTCAAGCAGCCCTAATCCAATCAGCACATGTCCTAGATAATGCGATAAGGATAGCTGCCCGGTGTGGATAAATCCTCTTGTAATTCTGGATTCCCCGCTGCGCTCCACAATCATGAAGCTGAGCATGATAACCGCCACCGCCGAACAAGTCGATGACAGCACGTAAAGCATGGTGGGCGGCATCGGTTTTGTAGAAAATAAATAGTGGGCCGAATTCGCATCAAGCACCGGGAAGCTCCATTGGATCAGTCCCCATGACAGAAGTTCAAAAACTATCGTCCCTAAGACCGCAAATAACAGTATTTTTTTATGGTTGCCGCTGTACAGCCATTTTTGCCGGCCCATCCACATCCCTATCAGAAAAAAACATGCCCAAGGGAAAACCGGGTGAAAGCCGTTAAACAGCAGATTGCGGATAAATCCTGAAACCGTCCAAAATCCAGTATATTCATGAAAGGTCGGGTTCCAGCCTTGACCATAGTTAAACGATATTTGCATAACCTGCGCCGCAAGCAGGGTAATGACGGACATCACCAGAAACACCCGATCGGGCGCAACAATCAGCACCGATGCGACAAGCATAAAAAATGCGTAATAATGAAGAATGTCCGCGCTCCAGCCCGTCAACAAAAGGAGGACGCCTGCAACGAATAAAAAGGCCGCTCGCTTATATAAAGTTTTCCGCTGCAAACAGATGACTTCCCGATCCATGGAGTTTCTTGCTTTAGCGGTCATCAACGATACGCCAATGCCTGCAAGCACAACGAATAAGGCGGAAGCTCTGCCTTCAAAAATCCCGGAAAACATGCGCAGCAAGTATGATCCAGAACCGTCAGCACCCATGGCCAGTTTGTAATTCACCATAATCATGCCGAAAATAGCCCAAGCGCGGGCATAATCCAGAGCGGTTATTCTCTGTTTGGACATGTTCATGGGACGCGGTCTCCCTTGATCAAACTAAGCACGGTTACTTTCCATATGTCTTCATAACGGCATTCAAAACCATAACTCATAAAATTGTCCATTCCGTCCATAATCATGGTCAACATCTCCGCCCGGACCATAACATCTTGTTCCGGCAATACACCAAGGTCGACTCCATGCTGCAGAAGTTCCGCAAAACCCTTCGTGTAACCTTCCAAAATTTCAATCAGCATGCGCATGTATTTGGGTTCCCGGTATCCTAATGCATGGTACTGGTTCATGATCTGCAAATAATTCTGGTCCTGATGCCCAATCATATTCAAACCATCTTCAATAAACCGCTGCTCAAAATTTCCTTTCGTATATTGCCGCTTGTCAAAAAACCGGCTGAAATCAATGCCCCGACAAATTTCTTCAAACAATACATCGATCAACGCTTCCTTGGAGGCAAAATGATAATACAAAGCCGGCTTGGATATTCCCAATTCCTTGGCGATCATCGACATGCTTGTTTTTTCAAAACCATGCTCCGCAAATAACCGATAGCTGGTTTCGAGAATGACTTCATATGTCATTTTTTTATTCATATTCATATTAATCAACTCCCTTACTTACCGGTCGGTAAGTAGATCATACAAGAACTTAATTTTCTTTTCAAGAGCTTTTTATAACATTTGAATGATCGCAGCATCCTTTTCCCCAAAAAAAAAGCGAACGTCCTTATAGACATTCGCTTTATCTGTAAGTCAATTTCATAATGGATTTGAATCGAGTGGTTGAACCTAGATATTGGATCAAACGGCAATTGGCATTATGAAATTGATCTTTATTTAAGCCAATTCTCTCCGTAACACGCGGAGCATCTTCAGATCATATGGAATAAATTCCTCCAGGATGCGACTGATTTCCCGATACAGCGGGGTGCGGGCCAGAGCCGACAATTCCTTGGCCAGCTGCGGCGACCATTGGAGCAGATGATTTTCCAAAAAATCAATCTGCGTATCCAGCCACATGAGCTGGCAATCCGGCAAATCCCGCGTTTGATCCATAAATTCTCCGGCCACCGCTATAAACTCCAGCTCGATCGAGAGATGGTCGTCCTTTTCGCTGTCCAACTTGTTGAAGACAATACCGCAACCTTCGTATACAGCACGGATTTGCTGCATGCATCGCTGCCCGCTGCGCAAATCGGTGGAACGGTATACACTCTCACGGACGCTTGGAAGCAGGGCATCGGGCCCGGCAAACA
Encoded proteins:
- a CDS encoding DUF418 domain-containing protein: MNMSKQRITALDYARAWAIFGMIMVNYKLAMGADGSGSYLLRMFSGIFEGRASALFVVLAGIGVSLMTAKARNSMDREVICLQRKTLYKRAAFLFVAGVLLLLTGWSADILHYYAFFMLVASVLIVAPDRVFLVMSVITLLAAQVMQISFNYGQGWNPTFHEYTGFWTVSGFIRNLLFNGFHPVFPWACFFLIGMWMGRQKWLYSGNHKKILLFAVLGTIVFELLSWGLIQWSFPVLDANSAHYLFSTKPMPPTMLYVLSSTCSAVAVIMLSFMIVERSGESRITRGFIHTGQLSLSHYLGHVLIGLGLLETVKVLDNGSLAFAIAYGCGYFLLAVIFSYWWRKKWTRGPVEWIMRKLT
- a CDS encoding TetR/AcrR family transcriptional regulator, whose protein sequence is MNMNKKMTYEVILETSYRLFAEHGFEKTSMSMIAKELGISKPALYYHFASKEALIDVLFEEICRGIDFSRFFDKRQYTKGNFEQRFIEDGLNMIGHQDQNYLQIMNQYHALGYREPKYMRMLIEILEGYTKGFAELLQHGVDLGVLPEQDVMVRAEMLTMIMDGMDNFMSYGFECRYEDIWKVTVLSLIKGDRVP
- a CDS encoding TorD/DmsD family molecular chaperone, which produces MTTTLASLLETVEGARWLQGRSWVYQFLIDFLGNPPSLSLIAPWQRQVALREEMVLTEGGRRLQQYFGELEPCELYEVCRSETEEYERLFAGPDALLPSVRESVYRSTDLRSGQRCMQQIRAVYEGCGIVFNKLDSEKDDHLSIELEFIAVAGEFMDQTRDLPDCQLMWLDTQIDFLENHLLQWSPQLAKELSALARTPLYREISRILEEFIPYDLKMLRVLRRELA